In the genome of Sciurus carolinensis chromosome 3, mSciCar1.2, whole genome shotgun sequence, one region contains:
- the Gps2 gene encoding G protein pathway suppressor 2 isoform X1 has translation MPALLERPKLSNAMARALHRHIMMERERKRQEEEEVDKMMEQKMKEEQERRKKKEMEERMSLEETKEQILKLQEKLLALQEEKHQLFLQLKKVLHEEEKRRRKEQSDLTTLTSAAYQQSLTVHTGTHLLSMQGSPGGHNRPGTLMAADRAKQMFGPQVLTTRHYVGSAAAFPGTPEHGQFQGSPGGAYGTAQPPPHYGPTQPAYSPSQQLRAPSAFPAVQYLSQPQPQPYAVHGHFQPTQTGFLQPGGALSLQKQMEHANQQTGFSDSVTLSSAVLPASHAPPGSASSPWTPCLPPTPCADATSRKVRLCHYQPTWPSAPLHPTQPEPAILPQVTIKLSSTLSLYPPWVRVFLPFMSQANKIYLPLPLAAAVCVTSHPAVWNMPRLLGGWRGWLVD, from the exons ATGCCAGCGCTCCTGGAACGTCCCAAGCTTTCCAACGCCATGGCCAGGGCGCTACACCGGCACATCATGATGGAGCGTGAGCGCAAGCGGCAGG aggaggaagaggtggacaAGATGATGgaacagaaaatgaaggaagaacaggagagaaggaagaaaaaggagatggAAGAGAGAATGTCACTAGAGGAGACCAAGGAACAG aTTCTCAAGTTGCAGGAAAAGCTTTTGGCCCTACAGGAAGAGAAGCACCAGCTTTTCTTGCAGCTCAAGAAAGTTTTACACGAGGAAGAAAAACGGAGGCGAAAGGAGCAGAG CGACCTGACCACCCTAACATCAGCTGCATACCAGCAGAGCCTGACTGTTCACACAGGAACTCATCTCCTCAGCATGCAGG GGAGCCCTGGAGGACATAATCGCCCAGGCACCCTCATGGCAGCTGACAGAGCTAAACAGATGTTTGGACCCCAAGTACTCACG ACCCGGCACTACGTGGGCTCAGCAGCTGCTTTCCCAGGGACTCCAGAGCATGGGCAATTCCAAGGCAGCCCAGGTGGTGCTTATGGGACCGCTCAGCCCCCACCTCACTATGGACCCACACAACCAGCCTATAGTCCTAGTCAGCAGCTCAGAG cacCTTCAGCATTTCCTGCAGTGCAGTACCTATctcagccacagccacagccctacGCCGTGCATGGCCACTTTCAGCCCACCCAAACAG GGTTCCTCCAGCCTGGTGGTGCCCTGTCCTTGCAAAAGCAGATGGAACATGCTAACCAGCAGACTGGCTTCTCTGATTCA GTAACTTTGTCCTCTGCAGTCCTCCCTGCGTCCCATGCACCCCCAGGCTCTGCATCCAGCCCCTGGACTCCTTGCCTCCCCCCAACTCCCTGTGCAGATGCAACCAGCAGGAAAG TCAGGCTTTGCCACTACCAGCCAACCTGGCCCTCGGCTCCCCTTCATCCAACACAGCCAGAACCCGCGATTCTACCACAAGTGACCATCAAATTGTCTTCAACCTTATCCCTCTATCCCCCATGGGTGAGGGTCTTTCTTCCCTTTATGTCCCAGGCCAATAAAATCTACCTGCCACTGCCCCTGGCTGCTGCTGTTTGTGTCACTTCCCACCCAGCTGTCTGGAATATGCCAAGGCTGCTTGGAGGGTGGAGGGGATGGCTGGTAGATTAA
- the Gps2 gene encoding G protein pathway suppressor 2 isoform X2, with amino-acid sequence MPALLERPKLSNAMARALHRHIMMERERKRQEEEEVDKMMEQKMKEEQERRKKKEMEERMSLEETKEQILKLQEKLLALQEEKHQLFLQLKKVLHEEEKRRRKEQSDLTTLTSAAYQQSLTVHTGTHLLSMQGSPGGHNRPGTLMAADRAKQMFGPQVLTTRHYVGSAAAFPGTPEHGQFQGSPGGAYGTAQPPPHYGPTQPAYSPSQQLRAPSAFPAVQYLSQPQPQPYAVHGHFQPTQTGFLQPGGALSLQKQMEHANQQTGFSDSSSLRPMHPQALHPAPGLLASPQLPVQMQPAGKSGFATTSQPGPRLPFIQHSQNPRFYHK; translated from the exons ATGCCAGCGCTCCTGGAACGTCCCAAGCTTTCCAACGCCATGGCCAGGGCGCTACACCGGCACATCATGATGGAGCGTGAGCGCAAGCGGCAGG aggaggaagaggtggacaAGATGATGgaacagaaaatgaaggaagaacaggagagaaggaagaaaaaggagatggAAGAGAGAATGTCACTAGAGGAGACCAAGGAACAG aTTCTCAAGTTGCAGGAAAAGCTTTTGGCCCTACAGGAAGAGAAGCACCAGCTTTTCTTGCAGCTCAAGAAAGTTTTACACGAGGAAGAAAAACGGAGGCGAAAGGAGCAGAG CGACCTGACCACCCTAACATCAGCTGCATACCAGCAGAGCCTGACTGTTCACACAGGAACTCATCTCCTCAGCATGCAGG GGAGCCCTGGAGGACATAATCGCCCAGGCACCCTCATGGCAGCTGACAGAGCTAAACAGATGTTTGGACCCCAAGTACTCACG ACCCGGCACTACGTGGGCTCAGCAGCTGCTTTCCCAGGGACTCCAGAGCATGGGCAATTCCAAGGCAGCCCAGGTGGTGCTTATGGGACCGCTCAGCCCCCACCTCACTATGGACCCACACAACCAGCCTATAGTCCTAGTCAGCAGCTCAGAG cacCTTCAGCATTTCCTGCAGTGCAGTACCTATctcagccacagccacagccctacGCCGTGCATGGCCACTTTCAGCCCACCCAAACAG GGTTCCTCCAGCCTGGTGGTGCCCTGTCCTTGCAAAAGCAGATGGAACATGCTAACCAGCAGACTGGCTTCTCTGATTCA TCCTCCCTGCGTCCCATGCACCCCCAGGCTCTGCATCCAGCCCCTGGACTCCTTGCCTCCCCCCAACTCCCTGTGCAGATGCAACCAGCAGGAAAG TCAGGCTTTGCCACTACCAGCCAACCTGGCCCTCGGCTCCCCTTCATCCAACACAGCCAGAACCCGCGATTCTACCACAAGTGA